The following is a genomic window from candidate division WOR-3 bacterium.
ACCACAGATTCCCTTCGGGAACCGATCGGTGCAATCTGTGTAATCTGTGGATCTCCTTTCGGAGAAGTCGGGGTGACTGGATTTGAACCAGCGACCTCTTGGTCCCGAACCAAGCGCGCTAACCAGCTGCGCTACACCCCGAAACAAAACGAAATGTGTCCGAGGGTTCGAGGGTTCCGGGGTTCCGGCAGGAGCAGCGGTTTGGGACGCGGCACCTGAGACCTTGAACCCATGAAACCTTGAACCCGCTCCTATCATAGGTCAAAACCCCTGGCAGTCAACATATACCAGCCCCCTGACCCCGGAATTGACGGCCACGAAGACACGAGATCGGATGAATTCAAGGAAGAGATTCTGCCGCACCCATCCGTTCCGTGGCCTTGGTGGCTCAGTGTCGGATATGGGGATCCCCTAGTCCCTGGTCCCTCGTCCTTCGCCGTTGCGGACGAACGGCACGAAGGCAACACCCATCAGGTGACGCTGGACGGTCTTCTTACCGTGCTTCGCCAGCAAGGTGAGTACCTGCGAGCCCGGCGGCCCCACGGGAACGATCATCTTCCCGCCGTCAACCAGCTGTTCGGCCAGTGGATAGGGCATGGTTTCGGCGGCGGCGGTCACGATGATGCGGTCATAGGGAGCGAACTCCGGCCAGCCGCCGTGGCCGTCTCCCACCCGAAAGCGCACGTTCCGGATGTCCAGCCGCCGGAGGATCAGACTCGCCCGGACTGAGAGGTCTTTGATTATCTCCACGGTGTAAACCATCCTGGCGACGCTCGCAAGGACCGCCGCCTGGTAGCCGGAGCCGGTGCCGATTTCCAGTACCTTGCACTCCGGGGTCAACTCCAGAGCCTCGGTCATCGCGGCGACAATGAAGGGTTGCGAGACAGTCTGGCCGTCCGCCAGCGGAAGTGGATGGTCCTCGTACGCGTGGTGCCACTGTCCTTCCGGGACGAAGATGTGCCGCGGTATCGCCGCCATCGCCGCCAGCACCCGCGGGTCGCGGACGCCCCGCGCCGCAATCTGCTCCTCGACCATCCGCTTCCGGGCCTGAACGTAGTTGTCCATCGCCTCAGTATAGAAACGCCGCAGGGTTGGTCAATGAACTAATCCAAGCCCAGACGTCACGAACCACGGAGCACGGACGGGAAATGAAGACCATCGCCGCCGATGCACGTCAATCAACGCCGATGGGAACACCTGGTTCGGAGCCACATCCGCGTTCGTCTGCGGCCACATCTCTCCTGCCCTAGGATCGGCTCCCAACTCTATCTGCGTCCATCTGCGTTCATCGGCGGTTACATCTCCGCTGCCTGCGATTCGGCTCCGGACTCTATCTGCGTCCATCTGCGTTCATCGGCGGTTGTGCGCAGCTCGGATTCTGGCCGTCAATGCACGCCGATCAACGCCGATGGGAACACCGGGTTCGGAACCACATCCGCGTTCGTCTGCGGTCACATCTTCCCTGCCTGCGGTTCGGCTCCAGACTCTATCTGCGTCCATCTGCGTTCATCGGCGGCTTCATCGACTCCGGCGATTCGAGTTTCTCTGCGTTCCTCATGGACATTGATTCCAGTGCTTGTACACTGCACGCGATGAACGACAACCCCAATTGGTCGCGCGAGTTTCCCGCCGCCATCACCGTCTGCGACCGCTGCGGAATCATCCTCGAAATGAACGACAAGGCGAAGAGCACATTCTCCGGCAACCTGGTCGGAAAGAACGCGCTCGACTGCCACCCCGAACCTGCCCGAACCAAGCTGGCCGAACTGCTTGCCACCGAGAAGAGTAACGTCTACACGATCGAGAAGAACGGCAGGAAGAAATTCATCTACCAGTCGCCCTGGTACAAGGACGGTGAGTTCGCCGGACTCGTGGAACTCTCGTTCGAACTCCCTGAGTCTCTCCCCCACTTCCGGCGCGACTAGGTCGCGGCGTCCAGGGTCGCATCCGGCGCCGCCGCGATATCGCTGGCCGCGAGGTAGATGCCCCCGCAGACAATTGCGCCGCCGACTATCTCGAAAAGAGTAGGCGGCTGCCGCAGCAGAAGCCACGCAAGCAGGGTCGTGCCAACCGGCTCACCCAGCACCGCCATGGCGACGGTCGGCGCGGACACGTACCTAAGCGCCCAGTTGAAACTGGTGTGGCCGAGCAATTGCGGACCCAGCCCGAGCAGGAAGATGAACAGCCACGCCCGGCCGGAATGACCGGTCAGCCGGGTTCCGCTTGCAAGCGCATACCCGAACAGGACTGCGGCCGCGATGCCGTAGACCACGTATATGTATGAGACGAGCGACAGACGGGGCCTGACGCTGCGTCCGGCCATCAGGTACCCGCCCGCGCAGGCCGCCCCGGCCAGGGCCATCAGGTTGCCGACCGTGACCGCCGTTGACTTGAGCTGAGGCCCGGCGATGAACGCGGCGCCGATCACTCCGAGAACCACGGCCAGTACGAGCCGCCACGACACTTTTTCC
Proteins encoded in this region:
- a CDS encoding protein-L-isoaspartate(D-aspartate) O-methyltransferase; translation: MDNYVQARKRMVEEQIAARGVRDPRVLAAMAAIPRHIFVPEGQWHHAYEDHPLPLADGQTVSQPFIVAAMTEALELTPECKVLEIGTGSGYQAAVLASVARMVYTVEIIKDLSVRASLILRRLDIRNVRFRVGDGHGGWPEFAPYDRIIVTAAAETMPYPLAEQLVDGGKMIVPVGPPGSQVLTLLAKHGKKTVQRHLMGVAFVPFVRNGEGRGTRD
- a CDS encoding diguanylate cyclase; translated protein: MNDNPNWSREFPAAITVCDRCGIILEMNDKAKSTFSGNLVGKNALDCHPEPARTKLAELLATEKSNVYTIEKNGRKKFIYQSPWYKDGEFAGLVELSFELPESLPHFRRD
- a CDS encoding DMT family transporter; translation: MAVSRPRVLAGLGAGVVVLSFASVIIRVTPAPSAVVAAGRMVVAMLVLTPFFWARFRGRRAEFAGLPVWPLVVSGVLLAAHFAVWIESLNRTTVASSVVLVAMNPIFVAALSPLVLREKVSWRLVLAVVLGVIGAAFIAGPQLKSTAVTVGNLMALAGAACAGGYLMAGRSVRPRLSLVSYIYVVYGIAAAVLFGYALASGTRLTGHSGRAWLFIFLLGLGPQLLGHTSFNWALRYVSAPTVAMAVLGEPVGTTLLAWLLLRQPPTLFEIVGGAIVCGGIYLAASDIAAAPDATLDAAT